Sequence from the Myxococcota bacterium genome:
GCCTCCTCCATGACGGTCTTCTGGCCGACGCACTCGAAGGCCCAGTCGGCGCCGCCGCGCGTCAGATCGATGACGGCCTCGGCGACATTGCCCTGGCTCGCGTCGACGAAGTGGGTCGCGCCGAACTGGCGCGCCAGAGCCTCCTTCGCCGGGTTCGCGTCCACCGCGACGATGGTCCCCGCGCCGACGAGCCGCAGCGCCTGGATCGCGTTGAGTCCGATCCCGCCGACCCCGACCACGACGGCCCGATCCCCGGGCTCGACGCGCGCGCGGTTGAGCACGGCGCCGGCGCCGGTGAGCACGCCGCACCCGATCAGGCACGCGGACGCCAGCGGCACCTCCTTTGGAATCGGGACCGCTTGCGTCGCCTTCACGACGGTGACCTCCGCGAAGGACGACACGTTCGCGAAGGCGTAGTGGGGCTTCCCGTCGAGGGTGAATGGTGTCGGGCGGTGGCCGAAGGTGTCGCGACACATCGTGGGCCGACCCCGATCGCAGTGGGTGCAGGTCCCGCAGTTACCGAGGGTGGAAAGCACGACGTGGTCGCCGGGGGCGAGGTGGCCGACGCCCGGCCCGACCTGCTCGACGACCCCGGCGCCTTCGTGCCCGAGCACTACGGGGGTCTCGAAGGGAATCGTGCCGTTCATGACGCTGAGGTCGCTGTGGCACACGCCCGAGTTCGCGATGCGGACCGTGACTTCCCCCGCGCCCGGCGCGCGCACCTCGAGCCCGTCCCGAACGCGCAGCGCGTTCCCGTCCCAGACGATGCCTTTCATGCGTGCGCTTCCTTCCGACTCGCCAGACCCGGAGCCTCGGATCGGGCTCTGGACAGAGATCCAGTCGCAGTCTGCCCGAGCCCCTGCGCCGAGGACACACCCGAGAGGAGGACCGTGTTTACTATTTGTACCTGAAAAGTATACTTCGACAATGGCGGCCACCCCCGAGCTCTACCCGCCCCGCGACACCGCGGCCTACCGCCGCATCCTCGCCGCGGCCGAAGCGTCCTTCGGGACCCTCGGTTTCCAGAAGACGACCGTCGTCGAGATCGCGGCCGCCGCCCAGGTCTCGAAGCCCCTCGTCTACCGGTACTTCGAATCGAAGGAACACCTCTACGAGGTGGTCACCAGCCGCCTGATGCAGAGCTGGAACGAAGAGCTCGTCGGCGCATTGGCCCTCGCCCGCCAGCCGGGCGAAGGCGCCCCTCAGGGCAACGTGTCCGAAGCGCTGCGGCGCATGCACCGCGTCTCGCTCGAGTACGCGCGTCGCAGCCCGCTCCTCCGCGGGCTCCTCGCCAACGAGGGCCGCTTGCTGCTGGCGTCCTACGGCGATCTCATCGAGCGCACCATCGGCACCCTGCGCAACCAGATCGCCCAGTGCCTCCAGCAGGGGATCGACACTGGCCAGGTCCGGCTCGATCTGCCCCTCGATGCCATGGCCGATGCGGTCACCGAGATCCACCTCGCGTATGCGGAACGCGTCGTCTCGGGAACGGAGAGACCCAACGCCCAGCAGCTCTCGCTCGATGCGTTCGAGTGCCTGCTGTTCGGAATCTGCGTCAAGGAAGAGAACACCCCCACCATGAACCGACGGAAGAAACGATCGCGATGAAGACCTTTCGAAGACTTCCCGCCGAGTCGGAACTCCCGGCGATCCGGGAGAAGTACGACCGAGAGCGCGACAAGCGGCTGCGCGAGGAGGGTTCCTCTCAGTTTCGCGATCTCGCTCCCGAAGGAACCCATAACGACGTCGACCCCTACGTCGAGCGCGGCTTCACGCGTGCAGCGATCGAGGCGGAAACCGAGGTCGTGATCATCGGCGGCGGCTTCGGCGGCATGCTCATGAGCGTCCGCCTGCTGGAAGCGGGGATCGAGGACTTCCACATCATCGAGGCGGGCGGCGACTTCGGCGGCACCTGGTACTGGAACCGCTACCCGGGCGTCCAATGCGACGTGGAGTCCTACATCTACATGCCTCTGCTCGAAGAGGTCGGGACGATCCCGACCGAGAAGTACGCGCACGGGCCCGAGATCTTCGCCCACGCGCAAGCGATCGGGCGCCACTACGACCTCTACGCGCGCGCTGCGTTCCAGACCCAGGTGCGGGGCCTCGACTGGGACGAGCCCGCGAAGCGCTGGCTCGTTCGGACGGACCGGGACGATCGCATCCGCGCGCGCTTCGTCTGCATGGCGACCGGGCCCTACTCCCAGCCGAAGCTGCCGGGGATCCCCGGCGTCGGAAGCTTCGGCGGCCACACCTTCCACACGAGCCGCTGGGACTACGACTACACGGGCGGCGACACGAGGGGCAGGCTCACGAAGCTCGCCGACAAGCGCATCGGGGTCATCGGCACCGGAGCAACGGCGATCCAATGCGTTCCCCATCTGGGCCGCGATGCGAAGCAGGTCTTCGTCTTCCAGCGCACCCCTTCTACGGTCGACTACCGCGAGAATGCGCCGACCGACCCGGAGTTCGGGAAGACCCTCGAACCTGGCTGGCAACAGCAGCGAATGGACAACTTCAACGCCCTGATGGATGGACTTCCCCAGGGCGAAGACCTCGTGGGCGACCGCTGGACGGAGCTCACGCGCGGCCTGCACGAGGTGATCGCGGCGAGCACCAACCCCGCGGACCTCAGCCTCGACGACATGGCCGGCATCGCCGAGCGCGTGGACCTCGCCAAGATGGAGCGCGTGCGCGGTCGGATCGACGAGGTCGTCGAAGACCCGGCGACGGCCGACGCCTTGAAGCCCTGGTACCGGTACCTGTGCAAGCGCCCCTGCTTCCACGACGAATACCTGCAGGCCTTCAATCGGCCGAACGTCACGCTCGTCGATACGGACGGCCGGGGCGTCGACGAGATCACTCCGCGCGGCGTCGTGGCCAATGGCGTCGAGTACCCGCTCGACTGCCTGATCCTGGCCACGGGTTTCGACGTCAGCACGAACTACACGCGCCGCGTCGGCTACGACGTCGTGGGGCGCGACGGGCAGCGTTTGAGCGAGAAGTGGAACGAACGCGTTTCGACGTTCCAGAGCTTCTTCACCCGCGGCTTCCCCAACTGCTTCTTCATGATGGGGTTCCAGAGCGGTCTCACCCCCAACATTCCCCACACGATCAATGAGCAGAGCCTGCACCTGGCCTACGTCATGCGACAGGCCCTCGACCGGGGCGCCGCGACGGTCGAGCCGACCCAGGAAGCCGAAGACGCGTGGGGAGCCCTGATCGACAAGGGGGGCACCTTCCAGCAGCTGCAGGCGAACTGCACGCCGGGATACTTCAACGACGAAGGCAAGGTCGGGAAGAAGAGCCAGGGCTGGCAGGCGGGCTTCTACCCGCACGGCTCGGAGGCGTTCTTCAAGCGCCTGCGCAAATGGCGCACGCAGGGCGAGCTGGACGGTCTCGAGCTCGACTGACTCGCGGGCCCCGGCGCGGATCGGCTGCCGCACGTTCGATTCGCTATGGGTTGCGCCAGGCGCTGCTGCGCCGCGTCGCACCGGCTTTCGAGCCCGCCGGGCTCCGAAGGGTTGCTTCAGAAGGGAGGCGCCGCGATGTTCGAGACGAAGAACTCCCAGGAGCTGTACGCACGGGCGAAGCGGGTGATCCCGAAGGGCGTCTACGGTCACTACGGACATTCGGTCACGCCCGAGTCCCCCGTGTTCTTCGAGAGTTGTCGGGGGAGCCACTTCACCGACGTCGACGGCAACGACTACGTCGACTGGATGTGTGCCTACGGCCCGATGATCCTCGGCTACAACCACCCCAGGGTCGACGCGGCGGCCGCGAAGCAGCTGGCCGCGGGCAACACGGTGAGCCTCGCCGCACCGGTGATGGTCGATCTCGCAGAGCGTCTGGTCGACCGGGTCGAGGGCGCCGACTGGGCGCTCTTCGGCAAGAACGGTGCGGACGCGACGGCGCTCTCGGTGATGGTGGCGCGTGCCGCGACGGGTCGTCGATACGTCATCAAGGTGGACGGCGGATATCACGGCTCGGCCCCGTGGATGCAGTCGCCCGGCAGCCCCGGAACTTCCGAGGACGATCAGTCCCTCGTGCTCAGCGTGCCCTGGAACGACGCGGCGGCCATTCAGGCAGCGATCGATCGGCATCCGAACGAAGTCGCGTGCTTCATCTCGTCGCCGTATCACCATCCCGTCTTCCAGGACAATGTCCTACCCGCCGAGGGCTACTGGTCCCAGGTGGAGAGTCTTTGCCGCAAGGCCGGCGTCGCCCTGATCGTCGACGACGTCCGCGCCGGCTTTCGCTTGAACCTCGCCGGCTCACACGTGGCGTACGGCTTCCAACCGGACATGGTCTGTTTCGGCAAGGCACTCGCGAATGGGAGCCCGATTTCGGCGCTGACCGGGAGCGACGCGTTTCGGCAGGCAGCAATCGACACGTTCTATACGGGGACCCAGTTCTTCAACGCGGCGCCCATGGCGGCAGCCCTCGCCACGCTCGACGAACTCGAGAAGGCAGATGCCGCGAATCACATCACCGAACTCGGCAATCGCCTGAACGCGGGCCTGCTGGAAGTCGCAGCCTCCCACGGATACGAGCTCGTGGTATCGGGAATCCCGGGGATGCCGTACTACAGCAACGGCGGCGAAGGCGGCTTCCAACGTCACCACCGATGGATCTGCGAGTGCGTGAAGCGGGGCGCCTACCTGCTCAGCTATCACAACAACTTCGTGTCTGCGGCGCACACCGAGGACGACATCCGTCGGACCTGCGAGATCGCCGATCAGGCGTTCCAGGCGCTCGCAGCGGGCTGATCGGGCTCGGAAGCACGCACGACCCAAACCTTCGCGTGGTGCGAGAACCCGACCACGAGGTCGCACGCCTGGAGCCCATTCAAAGGCACGTCAACGGTCCCCGGGTGTCGCCCGGCCCAGGTCGAGGCGAGCGGAGACACCCGAGAGGGCGTCGGGGCTAGGAGCGATGCGCCTCGAACCAGGCGGCTTCTTCGCCGGGCTCGGGAAGCAGCGAGCCGCCTTCCATGTTCCACTTCGCGGGAATGTCGACGGTGATCGCCCCGACCTCGGCTTCGGCGCACCCCAGCGCCGTCGCCACGCTCTTCCTCAGTTCGGAGACGATCTCGGTCTTCTGCGCGTCGGTGCGACCGGCCCGGATCGTCCCGAAGACGAAGGCCACCTGCCCGTCGGGCAGCTCGGCCGCCGGACGCTCGGAGAAGAACGCGTGGACGAAGGAAGCGGGCGCACCGGTGACGCCGCAATGCACGCGCACGACCTCCTTCGCGATCTGAGCGCGCTGGGTCTCGTTGCTGCGACCCGGCGCAATGGCGCATCGATACAAGGGCATGAGGACCTCCTCGCTAGAGCGACAGCGGGCCGTCGAAGGCCGTCGCGACGATTTCGTTGATGGAACAGCCGGTCGACTCGACCCAGAGATCGCAGACCGCGCGAAGGAACGCCTCGCGCTGGACGTCGTCGTACCCGACGGGCACCGAACGCACGACGATCGAGGAGGTGCTGGGCTCCCCCGCCGTCCAGGCCCAGCCCGCCGCCTGGCGCGTCCAGCGAATGTTCACCTCGTCGGGGTCGTC
This genomic interval carries:
- a CDS encoding DNA-binding protein codes for the protein MPLYRCAIAPGRSNETQRAQIAKEVVRVHCGVTGAPASFVHAFFSERPAAELPDGQVAFVFGTIRAGRTDAQKTEIVSELRKSVATALGCAEAEVGAITVDIPAKWNMEGGSLLPEPGEEAAWFEAHRS
- a CDS encoding Zn-dependent alcohol dehydrogenase, whose translation is MKGIVWDGNALRVRDGLEVRAPGAGEVTVRIANSGVCHSDLSVMNGTIPFETPVVLGHEGAGVVEQVGPGVGHLAPGDHVVLSTLGNCGTCTHCDRGRPTMCRDTFGHRPTPFTLDGKPHYAFANVSSFAEVTVVKATQAVPIPKEVPLASACLIGCGVLTGAGAVLNRARVEPGDRAVVVGVGGIGLNAIQALRLVGAGTIVAVDANPAKEALARQFGATHFVDASQGNVAEAVIDLTRGGADWAFECVGQKTVMEEALAYLDWSGSLVLLGVTPFGTGIEFLPETLFLDRSILGCRYGASRPQRDIPRYAELYLSGDLLLDELITKVYPMESIAEVIEDLEAGRLARGVLEFGGSR
- a CDS encoding NAD(P)/FAD-dependent oxidoreductase; protein product: MKTFRRLPAESELPAIREKYDRERDKRLREEGSSQFRDLAPEGTHNDVDPYVERGFTRAAIEAETEVVIIGGGFGGMLMSVRLLEAGIEDFHIIEAGGDFGGTWYWNRYPGVQCDVESYIYMPLLEEVGTIPTEKYAHGPEIFAHAQAIGRHYDLYARAAFQTQVRGLDWDEPAKRWLVRTDRDDRIRARFVCMATGPYSQPKLPGIPGVGSFGGHTFHTSRWDYDYTGGDTRGRLTKLADKRIGVIGTGATAIQCVPHLGRDAKQVFVFQRTPSTVDYRENAPTDPEFGKTLEPGWQQQRMDNFNALMDGLPQGEDLVGDRWTELTRGLHEVIAASTNPADLSLDDMAGIAERVDLAKMERVRGRIDEVVEDPATADALKPWYRYLCKRPCFHDEYLQAFNRPNVTLVDTDGRGVDEITPRGVVANGVEYPLDCLILATGFDVSTNYTRRVGYDVVGRDGQRLSEKWNERVSTFQSFFTRGFPNCFFMMGFQSGLTPNIPHTINEQSLHLAYVMRQALDRGAATVEPTQEAEDAWGALIDKGGTFQQLQANCTPGYFNDEGKVGKKSQGWQAGFYPHGSEAFFKRLRKWRTQGELDGLELD
- a CDS encoding TetR/AcrR family transcriptional regulator; translation: MAATPELYPPRDTAAYRRILAAAEASFGTLGFQKTTVVEIAAAAQVSKPLVYRYFESKEHLYEVVTSRLMQSWNEELVGALALARQPGEGAPQGNVSEALRRMHRVSLEYARRSPLLRGLLANEGRLLLASYGDLIERTIGTLRNQIAQCLQQGIDTGQVRLDLPLDAMADAVTEIHLAYAERVVSGTERPNAQQLSLDAFECLLFGICVKEENTPTMNRRKKRSR
- a CDS encoding aminotransferase class III-fold pyridoxal phosphate-dependent enzyme; the protein is MFETKNSQELYARAKRVIPKGVYGHYGHSVTPESPVFFESCRGSHFTDVDGNDYVDWMCAYGPMILGYNHPRVDAAAAKQLAAGNTVSLAAPVMVDLAERLVDRVEGADWALFGKNGADATALSVMVARAATGRRYVIKVDGGYHGSAPWMQSPGSPGTSEDDQSLVLSVPWNDAAAIQAAIDRHPNEVACFISSPYHHPVFQDNVLPAEGYWSQVESLCRKAGVALIVDDVRAGFRLNLAGSHVAYGFQPDMVCFGKALANGSPISALTGSDAFRQAAIDTFYTGTQFFNAAPMAAALATLDELEKADAANHITELGNRLNAGLLEVAASHGYELVVSGIPGMPYYSNGGEGGFQRHHRWICECVKRGAYLLSYHNNFVSAAHTEDDIRRTCEIADQAFQALAAG